A window of uncultured Draconibacterium sp. contains these coding sequences:
- a CDS encoding Bax inhibitor-1/YccA family protein: MNLTKSSNPVLKEKVFNRDYISQSEVMTVNGTMNKTSILLLLVVASAVFTWNKFFDAIALNPESGMATVAPWLAVGAIGGFITVLVTVFRPQSSGISAPIYAIFEGLFLGGISAIFEMQYSGIVMRAVALTLAVFVVMLFLYRSGAIKVTQKLKMGIFAATGGIALVYLFSFIGSFFGMNASFLYGNSNLSIGISLFVVAIAALNLILDFSFIENASASGAPKYMEWYGAFGLMVTLIWLYLEILRLLSKLASRD; this comes from the coding sequence ATGAATCTTACAAAATCATCAAATCCGGTTTTAAAGGAAAAGGTTTTTAACCGCGATTATATCTCACAGTCGGAAGTAATGACTGTAAACGGGACCATGAATAAAACGTCGATTTTACTTTTGTTGGTAGTAGCTTCGGCAGTTTTTACCTGGAATAAATTTTTTGACGCCATTGCATTAAATCCTGAAAGCGGGATGGCGACAGTTGCTCCATGGCTTGCTGTTGGCGCCATTGGGGGATTTATTACCGTATTGGTTACTGTGTTTCGCCCGCAAAGTTCCGGAATATCGGCACCAATTTATGCCATTTTCGAAGGTTTGTTTTTAGGTGGAATTTCTGCCATTTTCGAAATGCAGTATTCCGGCATTGTTATGCGCGCTGTTGCTTTAACGTTGGCAGTATTTGTGGTAATGCTTTTTTTGTACCGTTCGGGAGCAATTAAGGTTACACAAAAACTAAAGATGGGAATATTTGCTGCTACCGGAGGAATTGCACTGGTGTACCTGTTTAGTTTTATTGGCAGCTTTTTTGGCATGAATGCATCCTTTTTATACGGCAACAGCAACCTGAGCATCGGCATTAGTTTGTTTGTTGTGGCCATTGCTGCATTAAACCTGATCCTTGATTTTTCGTTCATCGAAAATGCATCTGCATCGGGTGCACCAAAGTACATGGAATGGTACGGTGCTTTTGGGTTAATGGTAACGCTAATTTGGTTGTACCTCGAAATTTTACGACTCTTATCGAAGTTGGCCAGTCGCGATTAA
- a CDS encoding oligosaccharide flippase family protein, with product MKKYLNTISAFQFFQLLRYSTLILIGIVFTKTTLTQTAIGEYETFVFIAGAVSFFWLNGLLKALLPLSSETENTGQKTFFSAFVVIQIFSVLAALLLYFLQPFFSGFLLNDKAIPEINLLLLFVVVGVPANLVEYYYLIKKQNKAILIYGLLSFFLQFVLVVLPVLFGYGIQLVLKGLVLSSLLKYVWLCIVFITKREISFSKDFVKEHLNLGGPLIAATLLSGSAQFVDGFIVTSKFDEETFAVFRYGARELPLAMLLANALSSAMLPAFANKENLHENLRQLKKSVSKLMQILFPITAVLLIVSKPVFPVLFNPDFTESATIFNIYLLLVISRLLMPQTILNGLKISKPILSASFLELVLNVVLSLVFVQFWGIAGIAMATFVAYLFEKIYLVVLVRRKLNIQLSEYLSIRNYTLYSFGIIVIFIFTELIF from the coding sequence GTGAAGAAGTATTTAAATACCATTTCTGCATTTCAGTTTTTCCAATTGCTGCGTTACTCAACCCTGATTTTAATTGGGATTGTTTTTACCAAAACCACATTAACTCAAACAGCAATTGGCGAATACGAAACCTTTGTATTTATCGCCGGTGCTGTCAGCTTTTTTTGGTTGAATGGTTTGCTAAAAGCGCTGTTGCCTCTTTCGTCGGAAACGGAAAACACGGGGCAAAAAACTTTTTTCAGTGCCTTTGTGGTTATTCAGATTTTTAGTGTGCTGGCTGCTTTGCTGTTGTACTTTTTGCAACCTTTTTTCTCCGGCTTTTTATTAAACGATAAGGCAATTCCGGAAATTAACTTGCTTCTGCTTTTTGTGGTAGTTGGCGTGCCGGCTAATTTGGTAGAGTATTATTACCTCATTAAAAAACAAAATAAGGCAATTCTAATTTATGGCTTGCTCTCCTTTTTTCTGCAATTTGTTTTGGTTGTGTTGCCCGTTTTATTTGGATATGGCATTCAACTGGTTTTAAAGGGTTTGGTGCTGTCGTCGCTGCTAAAATATGTATGGTTGTGCATTGTTTTTATAACCAAACGCGAAATTAGTTTTTCGAAAGATTTTGTAAAAGAGCACCTTAATTTGGGAGGACCACTAATTGCAGCAACACTTTTAAGCGGGTCGGCACAGTTTGTCGATGGTTTTATTGTTACCTCCAAATTCGATGAAGAGACTTTTGCAGTATTTCGTTACGGTGCGCGGGAGCTTCCACTGGCCATGCTTTTGGCAAATGCATTAAGCAGTGCCATGCTTCCGGCTTTTGCCAACAAGGAAAACTTACATGAAAATCTGCGGCAATTAAAAAAAAGTGTGTCGAAATTAATGCAGATTTTATTCCCGATTACAGCAGTCTTGCTGATCGTTTCAAAACCGGTTTTCCCCGTTTTGTTTAATCCTGATTTTACCGAAAGTGCAACCATCTTTAATATTTATCTTTTGTTGGTGATAAGCAGGTTGTTAATGCCACAAACCATTTTAAACGGTTTAAAAATTTCGAAGCCAATACTATCGGCATCTTTTCTCGAATTGGTTTTAAATGTAGTTCTGAGTCTGGTGTTTGTGCAGTTTTGGGGAATAGCTGGAATTGCAATGGCTACATTCGTTGCCTATCTTTTCGAAAAAATTTACCTGGTAGTACTTGTGCGGCGCAAGTTAAATATTCAGCTTTCCGAGTACCTTTCCATCCGAAATTACACATTGTATTCTTTCGGAATAATTGTAATTTTTATTTTTACCGAACTAATTTTTTAA
- a CDS encoding AI-2E family transporter encodes MIQLKGWTRNTLLALGFLFIAFLLWYFSAIVTYILISVVLSFIGRPLIRWLLMVKYKSFRIPKGLAAFITLITIWIVFISFFRFIIPLLISELETLSKIDFTLVLDSIEEPLLRLSQIFNKDPLPIRDQNFLNIMTENLGAKIDFSQVSNWFGLVAGTIGELLVAFFSVSFITFFFLKDETMFREFIILLVPTNVETKVIHILDSISFLLRRYFIGLVFEVFMVMLLDTIGLTIVGIAFEHAVVIALFCGLFNVIPYLGPWMGAALGLLIGAALHINADFMSVTLPLLGWMTLVFALVQVADNILFQPLIYSSSVKAHPLEIFLVILAAGSMAGIIGMILAIPVYTIVRVIAKEFFDNMKIVRKITKNLKHEEV; translated from the coding sequence ATGATTCAACTGAAAGGGTGGACACGTAACACACTATTGGCGCTCGGATTTCTGTTTATCGCTTTTTTACTTTGGTATTTTAGTGCAATAGTTACCTATATTTTAATTTCAGTTGTTTTATCATTTATTGGCAGGCCATTAATTCGCTGGCTTTTAATGGTGAAATACAAAAGTTTCCGAATTCCGAAAGGTTTGGCCGCATTTATCACATTAATTACAATCTGGATCGTCTTCATTAGTTTCTTTCGTTTTATAATTCCGCTGTTGATCAGCGAATTGGAAACACTTTCAAAAATCGACTTCACGTTGGTACTCGATTCAATAGAAGAACCTTTGTTGCGCCTTTCTCAGATCTTTAACAAAGATCCTCTTCCAATCAGAGATCAGAATTTTCTGAATATTATGACCGAAAATCTGGGTGCTAAAATAGATTTTTCGCAGGTATCGAACTGGTTTGGACTTGTGGCCGGAACAATCGGAGAATTGCTTGTCGCATTCTTTTCGGTATCTTTTATTACGTTTTTCTTTTTAAAAGACGAAACCATGTTTCGCGAGTTTATTATTCTGTTGGTGCCCACAAATGTTGAAACAAAAGTAATTCACATACTCGACTCCATCTCCTTTTTGCTTCGCCGTTATTTTATCGGCCTGGTGTTCGAAGTGTTTATGGTAATGTTGCTCGATACCATTGGTTTAACAATAGTAGGAATTGCATTTGAACATGCCGTTGTAATTGCACTGTTTTGCGGACTGTTTAACGTAATTCCCTACCTCGGCCCCTGGATGGGAGCCGCACTTGGATTGCTAATTGGAGCTGCACTGCACATAAATGCAGATTTTATGTCTGTAACACTTCCTTTACTTGGTTGGATGACATTGGTTTTTGCGTTGGTTCAGGTAGCCGACAACATTCTGTTTCAGCCACTAATTTATTCAAGCAGTGTTAAGGCTCATCCGCTCGAAATTTTTCTGGTAATACTGGCTGCCGGAAGTATGGCTGGTATAATCGGTATGATTCTGGCTATTCCGGTTTACACAATTGTTCGGGTAATAGCGAAAGAGTTTTTCGACAATATGAAAATAGTTCGAAAAATCACAAAAAATTTAAAACACGAAGAAGTCTGA
- a CDS encoding cytochrome c3 family protein encodes MREYFLGGNFKAKRSIFLSLLVFVACFILSTNVYAETNESVVSDGHSHEDIARGERFFKGLLPFDRKYSSCVSCHNLKQVDTLNWNPSAMDIAMKFVNKDYESFQSSVLNPSGKKMEASHVNFNIAEEDLKTVKVYLDDLAHHGTHPVKPTFNNLILFLFLGLLITWAVIELIFLKKIKLKFIPVLILLGAFGWQVNMIVTDAIRLSRQQDYAPDQPIKFSHKVHAGDNGIDCLYCHTTAEQGKSAGIPATNLCMNCHVIIREGTNSGKFEIAKVVDAAENGKPVEWNRIHNLPDHVFFSHAVHVGSGKLDCAQCHGAVEEMDIMRQESELSMGWCINCHRDTEVDIMNNGYYQHHVELQKELQSGERDKVTANDVGANDCMRCHY; translated from the coding sequence ATGAGAGAATACTTCCTGGGGGGAAACTTTAAGGCAAAAAGATCTATTTTCCTTTCCCTGCTTGTTTTTGTTGCTTGTTTTATTTTATCAACTAACGTTTATGCCGAAACAAATGAATCTGTTGTTTCCGACGGCCATTCACATGAAGACATCGCTCGTGGAGAACGTTTTTTTAAGGGATTGCTTCCTTTTGACAGAAAATATTCTTCCTGTGTTTCGTGCCACAATTTAAAACAAGTTGACACATTAAACTGGAATCCATCGGCAATGGACATTGCCATGAAATTTGTAAACAAAGATTACGAGAGTTTTCAGTCTTCAGTATTAAATCCGTCAGGCAAAAAGATGGAAGCTTCGCATGTTAATTTCAACATTGCCGAAGAAGATTTAAAAACCGTAAAAGTATATTTAGATGATCTGGCTCACCACGGAACTCATCCTGTTAAGCCAACTTTTAACAACTTAATTCTATTTCTGTTTCTTGGATTATTGATTACCTGGGCAGTTATAGAACTTATCTTTTTAAAGAAAATTAAACTCAAATTTATTCCGGTTCTTATTCTTTTAGGCGCTTTTGGCTGGCAGGTAAATATGATTGTTACCGATGCTATCCGCTTAAGTCGTCAACAGGATTATGCTCCCGACCAACCCATAAAATTTTCGCACAAAGTACATGCCGGCGATAACGGTATTGATTGTTTGTATTGCCACACTACTGCTGAGCAAGGCAAATCGGCCGGAATTCCGGCAACCAACCTGTGTATGAATTGCCACGTAATAATTCGGGAAGGAACAAACAGCGGAAAATTTGAAATTGCCAAAGTAGTGGATGCCGCCGAAAATGGTAAACCGGTTGAATGGAACCGCATTCATAATTTGCCTGACCATGTATTTTTCAGTCATGCAGTGCACGTTGGCTCGGGAAAACTCGACTGCGCTCAATGCCACGGTGCTGTGGAAGAAATGGATATCATGCGACAAGAGAGCGAACTATCGATGGGATGGTGTATCAACTGTCACCGCGACACTGAAGTTGACATTATGAACAATGGATATTACCAACACCATGTAGAATTGCAAAAAGAATTACAATCCGGAGAACGCGATAAAGTTACAGCAAACGACGTGGGAGCCAACGACTGCATGCGTTGCCACTACTAG
- a CDS encoding TAT-variant-translocated molybdopterin oxidoreductase: protein MTKYWRSLDELNNPVEFKKNEIKLELDAKRAVLKKASGSSRRDFLKTFGFSVAAAAVVASCKRPIDKAIPYLVKPEEVTPGMANYYASSYFEGNEYCSILVKVRDGRPIKIEGNNLSSISQQGTSARVQASVLNLYDDARFKTPLKRGEATSWEEIDSYISKKLTQLNADNKKVVLLSSTLISPTTKKAIADFQTRFPNVEVVQYDAVSASGILKANELSFGKAIIPDYRFEKAKVIVSFGADFLGTWLSSTEYTKAYSAGRRILQKDDKMNRHYQFETGMTLTGSNADVRFPIKPSEEKTILTALFYQLQQAKGMMTIAAPGSPVDVKGLVEDLLDNEGNSLVVSGSNDVNTQLIVNAINNLLGNYDSTISLDKTLNTNQGIDDNFENLLSELKSKKVSGILCWGVNPVYNHPKGQEIKELISGAELSVSFADRNDETTAACHWVCPEPHYLEAWNDAEPKSGVFSLVQPTISKLFDSRQAQESLLKWAGVESPDYYEYLKSNWQNNFTGLQTEFADARIFWNDVLQKGVFEVESENQDSFAYSENGLDAAISLSSENPGGWEVAFYQSVALADGNFANNPWLQELPDPIAKISWDNFAAVPVKWAEENGLQNESMITINGVELPVYIQPGQAPDTISVALGYGREIAGKVGDGVGKNMYALSTIESGSKKLWISNADIKTTAKTFELALSQTHHSMEGRPIVRETTFDEWQLDPAAGNELKEEHEKHDVSLYPEPEFKGHHWGMAVDLSSCIGCGNCSVSCQAENNVQVIGKEQVRNRRIMHWIRIDRYFTNDAENPEVYHQPVMCQHCDNAPCENVCPVSATPHSDEGLNQMAYNRCVGTKYCVNNCPYKVRRFNWFQYVQNPEFDYASNSDLGRMVLNPDVTVRSRGVVEKCSFCVQRIQEKKAEARVAGRKIEDGEIQPACVQSCPADALVFGDLKDPNSKISKYFKNERNYHLLEELHTLPSVGYLTKVRNKKA, encoded by the coding sequence ATGACAAAATATTGGAGAAGTTTAGACGAATTAAATAATCCGGTGGAGTTTAAAAAGAATGAAATTAAACTTGAACTGGATGCCAAACGTGCCGTTTTAAAAAAAGCTTCCGGCTCGTCGCGACGCGATTTTCTGAAAACATTTGGTTTTAGTGTTGCTGCAGCAGCGGTAGTTGCCAGTTGTAAACGCCCGATTGATAAAGCAATACCTTATCTGGTTAAACCGGAAGAGGTAACTCCCGGAATGGCAAACTACTACGCCTCATCGTATTTCGAAGGAAATGAGTATTGTAGCATTTTGGTAAAAGTACGCGACGGACGCCCCATTAAGATTGAAGGGAATAATCTTTCCTCTATTTCGCAGCAGGGAACTTCGGCCCGGGTGCAGGCTTCGGTATTAAATTTATACGACGATGCCCGTTTTAAAACGCCGCTAAAAAGAGGTGAAGCCACAAGCTGGGAAGAAATCGACAGTTATATTTCAAAAAAATTAACGCAGTTAAATGCCGATAACAAAAAAGTAGTTTTACTTTCTTCTACACTTATTTCTCCTACAACAAAAAAAGCAATTGCCGATTTTCAAACACGATTCCCCAATGTTGAAGTGGTTCAATACGATGCTGTTTCGGCAAGTGGTATTTTAAAGGCAAACGAACTGTCCTTTGGGAAAGCAATTATTCCTGATTATCGTTTTGAAAAAGCCAAAGTAATCGTAAGTTTTGGAGCTGATTTTCTGGGAACCTGGCTTTCTTCTACTGAATATACCAAAGCTTATTCTGCAGGACGCAGGATTTTGCAAAAGGACGATAAAATGAACCGTCATTATCAGTTTGAAACGGGAATGACGCTGACAGGATCGAATGCCGACGTTCGTTTTCCGATAAAACCATCGGAAGAAAAAACAATATTAACCGCCTTATTTTACCAGCTTCAACAAGCCAAAGGAATGATGACCATTGCAGCTCCGGGAAGTCCGGTTGATGTAAAAGGGCTGGTTGAAGATTTACTGGACAACGAAGGCAATTCGCTGGTTGTTTCGGGCAGCAACGATGTGAATACACAGTTAATTGTAAATGCCATTAACAACCTGCTTGGAAATTATGACTCTACAATTTCACTCGATAAAACATTAAACACCAATCAGGGAATCGACGATAATTTTGAAAACTTGTTGTCGGAATTAAAAAGCAAAAAGGTAAGCGGCATTTTATGCTGGGGAGTAAATCCTGTTTACAACCACCCCAAAGGCCAGGAAATTAAAGAACTAATTTCGGGAGCCGAACTTTCTGTTTCGTTCGCCGACAGAAACGACGAAACAACAGCTGCATGTCATTGGGTTTGCCCCGAGCCACATTATTTGGAAGCGTGGAACGATGCAGAACCAAAATCAGGTGTATTTAGTTTGGTACAACCTACCATTTCAAAATTATTCGACAGCCGTCAGGCACAGGAGTCCTTATTAAAATGGGCAGGTGTTGAGTCTCCTGATTATTACGAATACTTAAAATCAAACTGGCAGAATAATTTTACAGGATTGCAGACCGAATTTGCAGACGCCCGGATTTTCTGGAATGATGTGTTACAAAAAGGAGTTTTTGAAGTTGAATCAGAAAACCAGGATTCTTTTGCTTATTCCGAAAATGGATTAGATGCTGCTATCTCACTTTCAAGCGAAAATCCAGGTGGTTGGGAAGTAGCCTTTTACCAAAGTGTTGCTTTGGCCGATGGTAATTTTGCCAACAATCCATGGTTGCAGGAATTACCTGATCCAATTGCAAAAATAAGCTGGGATAACTTTGCTGCTGTTCCGGTAAAATGGGCGGAAGAAAATGGCCTCCAGAATGAATCGATGATTACAATAAATGGTGTTGAGTTACCCGTTTATATTCAGCCCGGACAAGCTCCCGACACCATTTCAGTTGCGCTGGGTTATGGCCGCGAAATTGCCGGAAAAGTAGGTGATGGTGTTGGTAAAAATATGTATGCCCTTTCGACAATTGAGAGTGGCTCCAAAAAATTATGGATTTCGAATGCTGATATAAAAACAACAGCAAAAACTTTCGAACTGGCGCTGTCGCAAACACATCATTCGATGGAAGGGCGCCCAATTGTTCGCGAAACAACATTTGACGAGTGGCAATTGGATCCGGCAGCTGGAAACGAACTAAAAGAGGAACACGAAAAACATGATGTATCGCTTTACCCGGAACCTGAATTTAAAGGGCACCACTGGGGAATGGCAGTTGATTTATCGTCGTGTATCGGCTGCGGAAACTGCTCGGTTTCGTGCCAGGCCGAAAACAATGTGCAGGTAATTGGGAAAGAGCAGGTGCGTAACCGCAGAATAATGCACTGGATTCGTATCGACCGTTATTTTACTAACGATGCTGAAAACCCGGAAGTGTATCACCAACCGGTAATGTGCCAGCACTGCGACAATGCTCCATGCGAAAACGTTTGCCCGGTTTCGGCCACACCGCACAGCGACGAAGGATTAAATCAGATGGCCTATAACCGTTGCGTGGGAACAAAATATTGTGTAAACAACTGTCCATACAAAGTGCGTCGTTTTAACTGGTTCCAGTACGTACAAAATCCCGAATTCGATTATGCTTCAAACAGCGATTTGGGCAGAATGGTTTTAAATCCTGACGTAACGGTTCGCTCCCGTGGAGTTGTTGAGAAATGTTCGTTCTGTGTTCAACGTATTCAGGAGAAAAAAGCAGAAGCTCGCGTTGCAGGACGTAAAATCGAGGATGGAGAAATACAACCAGCTTGCGTTCAGTCCTGTCCTGCCGATGCTCTTGTATTTGGCGATTTAAAAGATCCGAACAGTAAAATTTCGAAATATTTTAAAAACGAACGGAATTATCATTTGCTGGAAGAGCTGCACACGCTGCCTTCAGTGGGATATTTAACCAAAGTAAGAAATAAAAAAGCATAA
- the nrfD gene encoding NrfD/PsrC family molybdoenzyme membrane anchor subunit, which yields MYNSAVRGRLIDGDKSLGQISQEIIKPIHAKTPLWWYAAMLVSLGLFGFGLYCKYITISTGIGTWGVNNSVAWGWAIINFVWWIGIGHAGTAFSIFLLILRQKWRTAINRAAEAMTVVAVFCASLFPLLHMGRPWLFFYIFPYPNTRGPLWVNFNSPLFWDFVAISAYLLISASFWYFGMVPDFATIRDTAKSKIKKAVYGFFSFGWTGSSKEWLRFEALSFVLGGIAAVLVVSVHSIVSTDFAVSVKPGWHTTIFPPYFVVGAIFSGFAMVLTLVITMRGLYKMNDFITDSHVDAVCRVLIFISLIMGTAYMTEIFMAWYSGSDYETYLFFRTRLFGEYAYQFWIMFVANAVVPQLFWFKKMRRNMFVVFTISIIINIGMWFERYNIVVTSLSRDYLPSGWAPYSPTWVEIGFFIGTLGMFIAGVLLFFRFIPMIAISELKSVAKFDKPNNGKLKATSHE from the coding sequence ATGTATAATTCAGCGGTAAGGGGAAGATTAATTGATGGCGATAAGAGCTTAGGCCAGATATCGCAGGAAATTATTAAACCCATTCATGCAAAAACACCACTTTGGTGGTATGCAGCCATGTTGGTCAGTCTTGGATTGTTTGGTTTCGGATTGTATTGTAAATACATTACCATTTCAACCGGAATTGGAACCTGGGGCGTTAACAACTCAGTTGCCTGGGGTTGGGCCATCATTAACTTTGTTTGGTGGATTGGTATTGGTCATGCCGGTACTGCGTTCTCCATTTTCCTGCTAATATTGAGGCAAAAATGGCGTACAGCAATTAACCGGGCTGCAGAAGCAATGACAGTTGTTGCTGTATTTTGTGCCAGTTTGTTCCCTTTGTTACATATGGGAAGACCGTGGTTATTTTTCTATATTTTTCCGTATCCAAACACAAGAGGACCGCTTTGGGTAAACTTTAACTCACCACTATTCTGGGACTTTGTGGCAATTTCGGCTTACCTGCTTATTTCAGCCAGTTTTTGGTATTTCGGAATGGTACCTGATTTTGCGACCATCCGTGATACGGCCAAATCGAAGATTAAAAAAGCAGTGTATGGTTTCTTCTCTTTCGGCTGGACCGGTTCGAGCAAAGAGTGGTTGCGATTTGAAGCTTTGAGTTTTGTACTTGGAGGAATTGCAGCCGTTTTGGTGGTTTCGGTTCACTCCATTGTATCAACCGACTTTGCTGTTTCGGTAAAACCCGGCTGGCATACAACTATTTTTCCACCGTATTTTGTGGTTGGAGCAATTTTCTCGGGATTTGCCATGGTACTCACGCTTGTGATTACAATGCGCGGATTATACAAAATGAATGATTTTATTACCGATTCGCATGTTGATGCAGTTTGTCGTGTACTTATTTTTATTTCGCTAATTATGGGAACCGCCTATATGACAGAAATATTCATGGCCTGGTATTCCGGTTCTGATTACGAAACTTATCTGTTTTTCCGAACACGTCTATTTGGTGAATATGCCTACCAGTTCTGGATCATGTTTGTGGCGAACGCAGTAGTTCCACAGTTGTTCTGGTTCAAAAAAATGCGCCGCAATATGTTTGTGGTATTTACCATCTCTATCATTATAAATATTGGAATGTGGTTCGAGCGTTATAACATTGTTGTTACATCGTTAAGCCGCGACTATCTTCCCTCGGGATGGGCACCTTACTCACCTACCTGGGTTGAAATAGGGTTCTTCATCGGAACACTGGGAATGTTTATCGCCGGGGTTCTGCTGTTCTTCCGCTTCATCCCGATGATTGCGATTTCGGAATTAAAAAGTGTGGCCAAATTTGATAAACCAAACAATGGAAAATTAAAAGCTACAAGTCATGAGTAA
- a CDS encoding DUF3341 domain-containing protein: MSKNYILGVFNDEATLVDAFEKVKEKGIQPVEVYTPYPVHEILEGMPTRTRITHAAFFYGLLAATGILSFLTYAAVIDWPLQYGGKPFNAFPSFIVVTIVATILSITLLTLFTFSARAQIFPGKKPEIFHERATDDKFVMVIDKESMGDKSKDIESIILEFGEIE, encoded by the coding sequence ATGAGTAAAAATTATATCCTTGGCGTTTTTAACGATGAAGCAACCCTGGTTGATGCTTTCGAAAAAGTGAAAGAAAAAGGAATTCAGCCCGTTGAAGTGTACACTCCTTATCCGGTTCATGAAATTTTGGAAGGAATGCCCACCAGAACACGCATTACGCATGCTGCCTTTTTCTACGGGTTGCTTGCAGCAACCGGAATACTGAGCTTTCTGACGTATGCAGCTGTTATCGACTGGCCTCTTCAATATGGAGGAAAACCGTTTAACGCTTTTCCGTCGTTTATTGTGGTTACCATTGTTGCTACTATTTTATCAATCACCTTATTAACGCTTTTTACCTTTTCGGCACGTGCACAAATTTTCCCGGGAAAGAAACCGGAGATTTTCCACGAACGGGCTACCGACGATAAATTTGTTATGGTTATTGACAAAGAAAGTATGGGCGATAAAAGTAAAGACATTGAATCCATTATTTTGGAATTCGGAGAAATTGAATAA
- a CDS encoding cytochrome c gives MKVEKYIQKGLGFAFLLLTFALISSCDFNRRTTGYEYFDDMAHSSAYESYTKNPNFSDNKTMQPPVAGTIPRGSIPYAYQKTDEDRALAAATLVNTLEATAENLQRGKRMYGIYCLQCHGENGDGKGSLYVNKKYPYPPASLLSEKMMANPDADIFHVITVGHGIMAEHGSMIRSEDRWKIAMYIKNELQK, from the coding sequence ATGAAGGTAGAAAAATACATACAAAAAGGACTGGGTTTTGCCTTTCTGCTTTTGACATTTGCCCTGATATCGTCGTGCGATTTTAACCGAAGAACAACCGGCTACGAATATTTCGACGACATGGCTCACTCATCAGCTTATGAAAGCTACACCAAGAATCCAAACTTTTCTGACAATAAAACCATGCAACCTCCTGTGGCAGGTACCATTCCGCGTGGAAGTATTCCGTATGCATATCAAAAAACCGACGAAGACCGGGCTTTGGCTGCAGCAACGCTTGTAAACACATTGGAAGCAACAGCAGAGAATCTGCAACGCGGAAAAAGAATGTATGGCATTTATTGTTTGCAATGCCACGGCGAAAATGGAGATGGTAAAGGTTCGTTGTATGTAAATAAAAAATACCCTTATCCGCCGGCAAGTTTGTTGAGCGAAAAAATGATGGCTAATCCGGATGCCGATATTTTTCATGTAATAACGGTTGGCCACGGAATTATGGCCGAACACGGATCGATGATACGCTCGGAAGACCGCTGGAAAATTGCGATGTATATTAAAAACGAATTACAGAAATAG